The following are encoded in a window of Massilia sp. R2A-15 genomic DNA:
- a CDS encoding sel1 repeat family protein yields the protein MKRSILCAVLILAFGAAGADELSDAAAALNAKNYPQALALYSRLAGAGNPEAMLRLGEMYWYGEGAPLDRAKGDALFAQAAAAGNQAAVAATSLSRDRQQRLADIAYWTTGYDGADLVAGKFNCVAPEFPEFSQTKRAVTATSEAADAYTACYNGFIDHLQSVMPPGKAIPEAVTLLMSEQELRQATEHLGKVYAAVAARAKLTADQTLEKRDKWMAKTTDYLTTQKLREKQYLDDMERQRVSNNGAIDIATRAQPRK from the coding sequence ATGAAACGTTCGATTTTGTGTGCAGTGTTGATTCTGGCCTTCGGCGCCGCCGGTGCGGATGAACTGTCTGACGCTGCCGCTGCGCTGAACGCCAAGAACTATCCCCAGGCCCTGGCCTTGTATTCCCGCCTGGCCGGTGCCGGCAACCCCGAGGCGATGCTGCGCCTGGGCGAGATGTACTGGTACGGCGAAGGCGCGCCGCTCGACCGCGCCAAGGGCGATGCCCTGTTCGCCCAGGCCGCCGCCGCAGGCAACCAGGCTGCCGTCGCGGCCACCAGCCTCAGTCGCGACCGCCAGCAGCGGCTGGCCGACATCGCCTACTGGACCACCGGCTACGATGGCGCGGACCTGGTCGCCGGCAAGTTCAACTGCGTGGCGCCGGAGTTTCCTGAGTTCTCCCAGACCAAACGGGCGGTGACGGCGACCAGCGAGGCCGCCGACGCTTACACAGCCTGCTATAACGGCTTCATCGACCATCTCCAAAGCGTCATGCCGCCCGGAAAGGCCATCCCGGAAGCCGTGACGCTGCTGATGAGCGAGCAGGAACTACGCCAGGCCACCGAGCATCTGGGCAAGGTCTATGCGGCGGTTGCGGCCCGCGCCAAGCTGACGGCCGACCAGACACTCGAGAAGCGCGACAAATGGATGGCGAAAACCACCGATTACCTGACGACCCAGAAACTGCGCGAAAAACAGTACCTGGACGACATGGAAAGGCAGCGCGTGTCGAACAACGGGGCGATCGACATCGCGACCCGCGCGCAGCCCAGGAAGTAG
- a CDS encoding tetratricopeptide repeat protein has translation MKKLVLCLSLALAALAANADELATADALFQKKAYPQALQLYTKLANAGNVDAQRHLAEMYWYGEAGSVDDAKAELWFRKAAAKGDKTAVAALEVMKQRVARRAEIDYWVNKYDGADLKSGKFRCVAPRIPAISKVNDDITRIGNNVQAWQDCYNDFVANMNAHETLASVVPEDLLKLFNEQETAAATARLAQAREGIAAESSAGAKLTLADFAAWRSATEAWVKDHNDLVKSSTASDRSNELDARRNNYVPNRK, from the coding sequence ATGAAGAAACTTGTACTCTGCCTGAGCCTGGCGCTGGCCGCGCTGGCCGCCAACGCCGACGAACTGGCCACCGCCGACGCGCTGTTCCAGAAGAAGGCGTATCCGCAGGCGCTGCAGCTGTACACGAAGCTGGCCAACGCCGGCAACGTCGATGCGCAGCGCCATCTGGCCGAGATGTACTGGTACGGTGAAGCCGGTTCGGTCGACGACGCCAAAGCCGAGCTGTGGTTCAGGAAGGCCGCGGCCAAGGGCGACAAGACCGCCGTGGCCGCACTCGAGGTGATGAAGCAGCGCGTTGCGCGGCGCGCCGAGATCGACTACTGGGTCAACAAGTACGACGGCGCCGACCTGAAGTCGGGCAAGTTCCGCTGCGTCGCGCCGCGCATTCCCGCGATCTCCAAGGTGAACGACGACATCACCCGGATCGGCAACAACGTCCAGGCCTGGCAGGATTGCTACAACGATTTCGTGGCCAACATGAACGCCCACGAGACGCTGGCGTCGGTGGTGCCGGAAGACCTGCTCAAGCTGTTCAACGAGCAGGAAACCGCAGCGGCAACGGCCCGGCTGGCGCAGGCGCGCGAAGGCATCGCCGCGGAGAGTTCGGCCGGCGCCAAGCTGACGCTGGCCGACTTCGCCGCGTGGCGCAGCGCCACCGAGGCCTGGGTCAAGGACCACAACGACCTGGTCAAATCCTCCACCGCGAGCGATCGCAGCAATGAACTCGACGCGCGCAGGAACAACTACGTGCCTAACCGCAAATAG